In one Corallococcus soli genomic region, the following are encoded:
- the fabG gene encoding 3-oxoacyl-ACP reductase FabG: MGDKTVLVTGSSRGIGRAIALRLARDGFDVVVHCRSRREEADAVAARVRDAGREARVLQFDVSDRAGTQAALLADVEAHGCYYGVVCNAGIARDNAFPSMTSEEWDSVIHTNLDAFYNVLNPLTMPLVRRRKPGRIVTLASVSGLMGNRGQVNYSAAKAGIIGATKALAVELAKRNITVNCVAPGLIDTEMVDPQVVEEALKLIPARRMGTPEEVAAAVSFLMAEDAGYITRQVISVNGGMVG, translated from the coding sequence ATGGGTGACAAGACGGTGCTGGTGACGGGCTCCAGCCGGGGCATCGGCCGCGCCATCGCGCTGCGCCTCGCACGCGACGGCTTCGACGTCGTGGTGCACTGCCGCAGCCGGCGCGAGGAAGCGGACGCGGTGGCGGCCCGGGTGCGGGACGCGGGCCGGGAGGCGCGCGTGCTCCAGTTCGACGTGTCGGACCGGGCCGGGACGCAGGCTGCGCTGCTCGCGGACGTGGAGGCGCACGGCTGCTACTACGGCGTGGTGTGCAACGCGGGCATCGCGCGCGACAACGCGTTTCCCTCCATGACGTCCGAGGAGTGGGACAGCGTCATCCACACCAACCTGGACGCCTTCTACAACGTGCTCAACCCCCTCACGATGCCGCTGGTGCGCCGCCGCAAGCCGGGTCGCATCGTCACGCTGGCGTCGGTGTCCGGCCTGATGGGCAACCGGGGCCAGGTGAACTACAGCGCCGCCAAGGCGGGCATCATCGGCGCGACGAAGGCGCTGGCGGTGGAGCTGGCCAAGCGGAACATCACCGTCAACTGCGTGGCCCCGGGCCTCATCGACACGGAGATGGTGGACCCGCAGGTGGTGGAGGAGGCGCTGAAGCTCATCCCCGCGCGCCGGATGGGCACACCCGAGGAGGTCGCCGCCGCGGTGAGCTTCCTCATGGCCGAGGACGCCGGCTACATCACGCGTCAGGTGATCTCCGTGAACGGGGGGATGGTCGGATGA
- a CDS encoding ApeP family dehydratase: MRAAIDLPIADLVPHGGRMRLLDRVLEGDAETLLAEVTVREDSLFFADGGVGGWVGIEFMAQAVAAWAGWHARLRGEVPKVGFLLGTRRYDCQRPVFRTGECLRIEVHRQFFADNGLGQFDCTITIGTETVATAALTVFEPPAGHDVRRGDTDG; encoded by the coding sequence ATGCGCGCCGCCATCGACCTGCCCATCGCGGACCTGGTGCCCCACGGCGGCCGCATGCGGCTGCTCGACCGCGTGCTGGAAGGCGACGCGGAGACGCTGCTCGCGGAGGTCACCGTGCGCGAGGACAGCCTCTTCTTCGCTGACGGCGGCGTGGGCGGCTGGGTGGGCATCGAGTTCATGGCCCAGGCCGTGGCCGCCTGGGCCGGCTGGCACGCGCGGCTGCGCGGGGAGGTGCCGAAGGTGGGCTTCCTGCTGGGAACGCGCCGCTACGACTGCCAGCGCCCCGTCTTCCGGACGGGGGAGTGCCTGCGCATCGAGGTCCACCGGCAGTTCTTCGCGGACAACGGGCTGGGCCAGTTCGACTGCACCATCACCATCGGGACGGAGACGGTGGCCACGGCGGCGCTGACGGTGTTCGAGCCGCCCGCCGGGCACGACGTGAGGAGGGGCGACACAGATGGGTGA
- a CDS encoding beta-ketoacyl-ACP synthase, with protein MMPPVFLHQLGLVCALGAGKREVARALFSATPSGVAPHEGYADRALHLGVVTAALASQDALPRAWHSRNNALLLTALAEVRPAVDAAVARFGPGRVAVVLGTSTSGIGESEGAIAGQHATGQLPATFHLAQQELGAPASALAHVLGLSGPAYVISTACSSSAKALASAARLLRAGTVDAVLTGGVDSLCRFTVAGFRALESVSEARCNPMSVHRHGINIGEAAALFLMTREPGPVRLSGWGESSDAHHISAPEPGGRGAIAAIREALRRAGLEPDGVDYVNLHGTATQQNDAMESRAVHALLGPGVKASSTKPLTGHTLGAAGALEAAFAWLTLTDNPEGRLPAHFWDGAEDPSFPALSLVKPGESLGRPVRAVLSNSFAFGGSNAALVLERA; from the coding sequence ATGATGCCTCCCGTCTTCCTCCACCAGCTCGGCCTCGTCTGCGCCCTGGGCGCCGGGAAGCGCGAGGTGGCCCGCGCGCTGTTCTCCGCCACCCCGTCCGGCGTGGCGCCCCATGAGGGGTACGCGGATCGCGCGCTGCACCTGGGCGTCGTCACCGCCGCGCTCGCGTCCCAGGACGCGCTGCCCAGGGCCTGGCACAGCCGCAACAACGCGCTGCTGCTGACCGCGCTCGCGGAGGTCCGTCCCGCCGTGGACGCCGCCGTGGCCCGCTTCGGCCCGGGGCGCGTGGCCGTCGTGCTGGGCACCAGCACCTCCGGCATCGGTGAGAGCGAGGGCGCCATCGCCGGGCAGCACGCCACGGGCCAGCTGCCCGCGACCTTCCACCTGGCTCAGCAGGAATTGGGCGCCCCCGCGAGCGCGCTCGCGCACGTGCTGGGCCTTTCGGGGCCCGCCTATGTCATCTCCACCGCGTGCTCCTCCAGCGCCAAGGCCCTGGCGAGCGCGGCGCGCCTGCTGCGCGCGGGCACCGTGGACGCGGTGCTGACGGGCGGCGTGGATTCCCTGTGCCGCTTCACCGTGGCGGGCTTCCGCGCGCTGGAGTCGGTGAGCGAGGCGCGCTGCAACCCGATGAGCGTCCACCGCCACGGCATCAACATCGGCGAGGCGGCGGCGCTGTTCCTGATGACGCGCGAGCCGGGGCCGGTGCGCCTGTCCGGCTGGGGCGAGTCCTCCGACGCGCACCACATCTCCGCGCCGGAGCCCGGGGGCCGGGGCGCCATCGCCGCCATCCGCGAAGCGCTCCGGCGCGCGGGGCTTGAGCCCGACGGCGTGGACTACGTGAACCTGCACGGCACCGCGACGCAGCAGAACGACGCCATGGAGAGCCGCGCGGTGCACGCGCTGCTGGGCCCCGGCGTGAAGGCCAGCAGCACCAAGCCGCTCACCGGCCACACGCTGGGGGCCGCGGGCGCGCTGGAGGCGGCCTTCGCGTGGCTGACGCTGACGGACAACCCGGAGGGGCGGCTGCCCGCGCACTTCTGGGATGGGGCGGAGGACCCGTCGTTCCCCGCGCTGTCGCTGGTGAAGCCCGGAGAGTCGCTGGGGCGGCCGGTGCGGGCCGTGCTGAGCAACTCGTTCGCCTTCGGGGGCAGCAACGCGGCCCTCGTGCTGGAGCGGGCGTGA
- a CDS encoding DUF3261 domain-containing protein produces the protein MRLAITALLTATLVACATAPRPKPAAPGEPLPELRLSPAALGTSVSLTQRLEFAHEADPGGPRSLEALLEVDAEWMQLAGFAMGQRILTLRWNGTTLDEERDPRLPAQFQSAPVLRDVQLVYWPADAVRAALPPGWTLEEGPGRRALSKNGREWVTVRYDGEPRWAGRTQLLNLSEHYRLTIDSRPADE, from the coding sequence GTGCGCCTAGCCATCACCGCCCTGCTCACCGCCACGCTGGTCGCCTGCGCCACCGCGCCCCGGCCGAAGCCCGCCGCCCCCGGCGAGCCGCTGCCGGAGCTGCGGCTGTCGCCCGCCGCCCTGGGCACCAGCGTGAGCCTCACCCAGCGCCTGGAGTTCGCGCACGAAGCGGACCCCGGCGGCCCCCGCTCGCTGGAGGCCCTGCTGGAGGTGGACGCGGAGTGGATGCAGTTGGCGGGCTTCGCGATGGGGCAGCGCATCCTCACGCTGCGCTGGAACGGCACCACGCTGGACGAGGAGCGCGACCCGCGCCTGCCCGCCCAGTTCCAGTCCGCGCCGGTGCTGCGGGACGTGCAGCTCGTCTACTGGCCGGCCGACGCCGTGCGCGCCGCCCTGCCCCCCGGGTGGACGCTGGAGGAGGGTCCGGGGCGCCGCGCCCTGTCGAAGAACGGCAGGGAATGGGTGACGGTGCGCTACGATGGCGAGCCGCGCTGGGCAGGGCGCACGCAGCTCCTCAACCTCTCCGAGCACTACCGGCTCACCATCGATTCGCGCCCGGCGGACGAGTGA
- a CDS encoding NAD(P)/FAD-dependent oxidoreductase, whose protein sequence is MKTELADILIIGAGPAGSVAAGLLRKQGRDVLVLEREQFPRFSIGESLLPQSMEYIEEAGMLQDVVEAGFQYKNGAAFVRGDQYTDFDFRDKFSPGWGTTFQVQRAHFDHVLARSAERQGATVRYRHEVLSVDTSGARPEVTVRSPEGETYLVRARFLLDASGFGRVLPRLLNLETPSDFPRRGAIFTHVLDRTPPGSFDRNKIRVTVHPEHVHVWYWTIPFSDGRCSLGVVAKTEYLDQYQGTDTERLQAIVKETPSLAELLKDAVWDTPARKLTGYAANVKSLWGPGFALLGNAGEFLDPVFSSGVTIAFKSASLAAACIQRAHNGETVDWEQDYAKPLKAGVDTFRTFVESWYEGGFQRVLFHPTPSPDVRRMISAILAGYAWDTNNPYVAESKRRLAVLEAVCA, encoded by the coding sequence TTGAAAACTGAACTGGCGGACATCCTCATCATTGGCGCGGGCCCCGCGGGCTCCGTCGCCGCGGGCCTCCTGCGCAAGCAGGGCCGGGACGTCCTCGTGCTGGAGCGCGAGCAGTTCCCCCGCTTCTCCATCGGCGAGAGCCTGCTGCCGCAGAGCATGGAGTACATCGAGGAGGCCGGCATGCTCCAGGACGTGGTGGAGGCGGGCTTCCAGTACAAGAACGGCGCGGCCTTCGTGCGCGGCGACCAGTACACGGACTTCGACTTCCGCGACAAGTTCTCCCCCGGCTGGGGCACCACCTTCCAGGTGCAGCGCGCCCACTTCGACCACGTGCTCGCCAGGAGCGCCGAGCGCCAGGGCGCCACCGTGCGCTACCGCCACGAAGTCCTGTCCGTGGACACGAGCGGCGCCAGGCCGGAGGTGACGGTGCGCTCGCCCGAAGGAGAGACGTACCTGGTGCGCGCGCGCTTCCTCCTGGACGCGAGCGGCTTTGGCCGCGTGCTGCCGCGCCTGCTGAACCTGGAGACGCCGTCGGACTTCCCCCGGCGCGGCGCCATCTTCACCCACGTCCTGGACCGCACGCCGCCGGGCAGCTTTGATCGCAACAAGATCCGCGTGACGGTGCACCCCGAACACGTGCACGTCTGGTACTGGACCATCCCCTTCTCCGACGGTCGCTGCTCGCTGGGCGTCGTCGCGAAGACGGAATACCTGGACCAGTACCAGGGCACGGACACCGAGCGGCTCCAGGCCATCGTGAAGGAGACGCCGTCGCTGGCGGAGCTGCTGAAGGACGCGGTGTGGGACACGCCCGCGCGCAAGCTCACCGGCTACGCGGCCAACGTGAAGTCGCTGTGGGGCCCGGGCTTCGCGCTGCTGGGCAACGCGGGCGAGTTCCTGGATCCGGTGTTCTCCTCGGGCGTCACCATCGCCTTCAAGTCCGCGAGCCTCGCGGCGGCCTGCATCCAGCGGGCGCACAACGGGGAGACGGTGGACTGGGAGCAGGACTACGCGAAGCCGCTCAAGGCGGGCGTGGACACCTTCCGCACCTTCGTGGAGTCCTGGTACGAGGGCGGCTTCCAGCGGGTCCTCTTCCATCCGACCCCGTCCCCGGACGTGCGGCGGATGATCTCCGCCATCCTGGCCGGCTACGCCTGGGACACGAACAACCCCTACGTCGCGGAGAGCAAGCGGCGTCTGGCCGTGCTCGAGGCCGTGTGCGCCTAG
- a CDS encoding MMPL family transporter codes for MANRLAILWALVVLAVGVHQVHFWRAARLDTDVLALLPEDEQAPEVDAATRKLADEAGRQVVLLVGAKDWASAQQVADEATRALARASDVLEPAVVDTSALDLAVDFYRPYRDRLLTPAQRQWLTRATPEELGGTALMKLYQPAGARMTDWNADPLGLWPDWWQARAAETSARPRDGRLWLSGEGREWVLLTWKSKVSAFALGDGARVTAAVEQARARVEAAVPGARLVASGVPLYAEAAAAQASWEMSTIGLGSLAAVLILVWLTFRSLRPILLVGVSLALGCAVALSVTALVFDRVHLLTLVFGASLVGVAEDYGFHYFAARQGKAPSERGPVMRSLLPGMALALVTSVVAYLALGVAPFPGLRQMAVFSAAGLTAAFLTVVCWFPSLDRGTLPVTAFSARFSASITRWPRITSTRGWWLTGAAVAALVAVGLWKLEPQDDLRQLQGAPANLIADQRELGRLLGLPSPAQFFLVEGDSDEQVLAREAVLKQRLDALVAERVFAGYRAVSDWLPSQAQQREDAALSARAEARAVAAVSESTGEAPTRAAFAEEPLTPSRFLAGPAAATIRQQWLGTLGARQYSVLMLRGLNDPQQLPRLEEATRGLEGIRWVDKTAEISGLLGRYRRIMGGLIVAGYVAVLLMLGTRFGRQAWRAWLPSVLGTLITLALFGWVGAPLQLFTVLGLVLLLGMGVDYGIFLLEHPGDGAAWLAVALAGVSTLLSFGLLALSATPALRSFGLAMLLGEVTIWILTPCFRLPPKKATP; via the coding sequence TTGGCAAATAGGCTGGCCATCCTCTGGGCCCTCGTGGTGCTCGCCGTGGGCGTGCACCAGGTGCACTTCTGGCGCGCGGCCCGCCTGGACACCGACGTGCTCGCGCTCCTGCCGGAGGACGAGCAGGCGCCGGAGGTGGACGCCGCCACGCGCAAGCTGGCCGACGAGGCCGGCAGGCAGGTGGTGCTGCTGGTGGGCGCGAAGGACTGGGCCTCCGCCCAGCAGGTCGCGGACGAGGCCACGCGCGCCCTGGCGCGGGCCTCCGACGTGCTGGAGCCCGCCGTGGTGGACACCTCCGCGCTGGACCTGGCGGTGGACTTCTACCGGCCCTACCGGGACCGGCTGCTCACGCCCGCGCAGCGCCAGTGGCTCACGCGCGCGACGCCGGAGGAGCTGGGCGGCACGGCCCTGATGAAGCTGTACCAGCCCGCGGGCGCGCGGATGACGGACTGGAACGCGGATCCGCTGGGCCTGTGGCCGGACTGGTGGCAGGCCCGCGCGGCGGAGACCTCCGCGCGTCCCCGCGACGGGCGGCTGTGGCTGTCGGGCGAGGGCCGCGAGTGGGTGCTCCTCACCTGGAAGAGCAAGGTCTCCGCCTTCGCGCTGGGAGACGGCGCCCGCGTCACCGCCGCCGTGGAGCAGGCCCGCGCGCGGGTGGAGGCCGCCGTGCCCGGCGCCCGGCTGGTGGCCTCGGGCGTGCCGCTGTACGCGGAGGCCGCCGCGGCGCAGGCGAGCTGGGAGATGTCCACCATCGGCCTCGGCTCGCTGGCGGCGGTACTCATCCTGGTATGGCTCACCTTCCGCTCGCTGCGTCCCATCCTGCTCGTGGGCGTGTCGCTCGCGCTGGGGTGCGCGGTGGCGCTGAGCGTCACCGCGCTCGTGTTCGACCGGGTGCACCTGCTCACGCTGGTGTTCGGCGCGAGCCTGGTGGGCGTGGCGGAGGACTACGGCTTCCACTACTTCGCCGCGCGCCAGGGCAAGGCCCCGTCCGAGCGCGGGCCGGTGATGCGCTCGCTCCTGCCGGGCATGGCGTTGGCGCTCGTCACCAGCGTGGTGGCGTACCTGGCGCTGGGCGTCGCGCCCTTCCCCGGCCTGCGCCAGATGGCGGTGTTCTCCGCCGCCGGCCTCACCGCCGCGTTCCTCACCGTGGTGTGCTGGTTCCCGTCCCTGGACCGGGGCACGCTGCCCGTCACCGCCTTCTCCGCGCGCTTCTCCGCCTCCATCACCCGCTGGCCGCGCATCACCTCCACGCGGGGCTGGTGGCTGACGGGCGCCGCCGTCGCCGCGCTGGTGGCCGTGGGCCTCTGGAAGCTGGAGCCCCAGGACGACCTGCGCCAGTTGCAGGGCGCCCCCGCGAACCTCATCGCCGACCAGCGCGAGCTGGGGCGGCTGTTGGGCCTGCCCAGCCCGGCGCAGTTCTTCCTGGTGGAGGGGGACAGCGACGAACAGGTGCTCGCGCGCGAGGCGGTGCTCAAGCAACGGCTGGACGCGCTGGTCGCGGAGCGGGTGTTCGCGGGCTACCGCGCCGTGTCCGACTGGCTCCCCTCCCAGGCCCAGCAGCGCGAGGACGCGGCCCTGAGCGCTCGCGCCGAAGCGCGGGCCGTGGCCGCCGTCAGCGAGTCCACGGGCGAGGCCCCCACGCGCGCCGCCTTCGCCGAGGAGCCGCTCACGCCCTCGCGCTTCCTCGCCGGCCCCGCCGCCGCCACCATCCGCCAGCAGTGGCTGGGGACGCTGGGCGCGCGTCAATACAGCGTCCTCATGCTGCGCGGCCTCAACGACCCCCAGCAGCTCCCGCGACTGGAGGAGGCGACGCGCGGCCTGGAGGGCATCCGCTGGGTGGACAAGACGGCGGAGATCTCCGGGCTGCTCGGCCGCTACCGGCGCATCATGGGCGGGCTCATCGTCGCGGGTTATGTCGCGGTGCTGCTCATGCTGGGGACCCGCTTCGGGCGGCAGGCGTGGCGCGCGTGGCTGCCGTCCGTGCTGGGCACGCTCATCACGCTCGCGCTCTTCGGCTGGGTGGGCGCGCCCCTGCAGCTGTTCACCGTGCTGGGACTGGTGCTGCTGCTGGGCATGGGCGTGGACTACGGCATCTTCCTGCTGGAGCATCCCGGTGACGGCGCCGCGTGGCTCGCGGTGGCGCTGGCCGGCGTGAGCACGCTCCTGTCCTTCGGCCTGCTGGCCCTGTCGGCCACGCCCGCGTTGCGCTCCTTCGGTCTCGCCATGCTGCTGGGCGAGGTCACCATCTGGATCCTCACCCCCTGCTTCCGACTTCCACCCAAGAAGGCCACACCTTGA
- a CDS encoding LolA family protein, whose product MRRLLALGCALLSLSAHASDLVKDVRARLVDAPLVRGRFEQKKTVTGFKKPLVSKGDFLLARDQGVLWNTRTPFASTLTLTRKSLSAEQGQGGAAYHLDSTKEPALAAVNELLFALLAGDVTTLQKRFKVEGALVGPAGWRLELTPTDAGLARVFKHIQLEGDGYVRQVRMEETRGDVSVILFDQLTRTPPPDATETERLGK is encoded by the coding sequence ATGAGGCGCCTTCTCGCCCTTGGCTGCGCGCTGCTGTCGCTGAGCGCCCACGCCTCCGACCTCGTGAAGGACGTGCGCGCCCGGCTGGTGGACGCGCCGCTCGTGCGGGGCCGGTTCGAGCAGAAGAAGACCGTGACGGGCTTCAAGAAGCCGCTGGTGTCGAAGGGGGACTTCCTGCTCGCCCGCGACCAGGGGGTGCTGTGGAACACGCGCACGCCCTTCGCCTCCACGCTGACGCTCACGCGCAAGTCGCTGAGCGCCGAGCAGGGCCAGGGCGGCGCGGCCTACCACCTGGACTCCACGAAGGAGCCGGCGCTGGCGGCGGTGAACGAGCTGCTCTTCGCGCTGCTCGCCGGTGACGTGACGACGCTGCAGAAGCGCTTCAAGGTGGAGGGCGCGCTGGTGGGCCCCGCCGGCTGGCGGCTGGAGCTGACGCCCACGGACGCCGGGCTCGCGCGCGTCTTCAAGCACATCCAACTGGAAGGCGACGGGTACGTGCGGCAGGTGCGGATGGAGGAGACGCGCGGCGACGTGAGCGTCATCCTCTTCGACCAGCTCACCCGGACGCCGCCGCCGGATGCCACGGAAACCGAGCGCCTTGGCAAATAG
- a CDS encoding acyl-CoA thioesterase: MKPDLSCEIEIDPPFHDLDMMEIVWHGHYVKYLELARCALLRRYDYDYPQMRESGYGWPVVDMRLKYVSPISYKQKIIVRAEITEWENRLRFDYALRDAATGRKVNQAHTIQVAVALATGEMQFVCPEVLWNKLGVRPE, from the coding sequence ATGAAGCCTGACCTGAGCTGCGAAATCGAAATCGATCCGCCGTTCCACGACCTCGACATGATGGAGATCGTCTGGCACGGCCACTACGTGAAGTACCTGGAGCTGGCGCGCTGCGCCCTCCTGCGCCGCTACGACTACGACTATCCGCAGATGCGCGAGTCCGGCTACGGCTGGCCCGTGGTGGACATGCGGCTCAAGTACGTGTCCCCCATCTCCTACAAGCAGAAGATCATCGTGCGCGCCGAAATCACCGAGTGGGAGAACCGGCTGCGCTTCGACTACGCGCTGCGCGACGCGGCCACCGGGCGCAAGGTGAACCAGGCCCACACCATCCAGGTGGCGGTGGCCCTGGCGACGGGGGAGATGCAGTTCGTCTGTCCGGAGGTCCTCTGGAACAAGCTGGGAGTGAGGCCGGAATGA
- a CDS encoding HAL/PAL/TAL family ammonia-lyase, whose translation MSPRSPLPTDLPVRFDGGRLTLEDVGALARRERPTALGTAPAFRQRIAKGAAFLDRLLAEDGVIYGVTTGYGDSVTVSIPPALVAELPHHLYTYHGIGAGRFLTPEETRAVLATRLASLCQGFSGVGEGLLTQLELLLQHDVLPLIPAEGSVGASGDLTPLSYVAAVLCGERDVWYRGERKPAAQVLASLGVPALKLRPKEGLAIMNGTAVMTALACLAWERAEYLSRLATRLTAFNVLASAGNAHHFDETLFSAKPHAGQQRVAARLRADLVTDRPSRNEQRLQDRYSLRCAPHVIGVLEDALPFFRTLIENELNSANDNPLIDPDGERVLHGGHFYGGHIAFAMDGLKTAVANVADLLDRQLALLVDPRFNHGLPANLSACTGPRAAINHGLKAVQISVSAWTAEALKQTMPASVFSRSTECHNQDKVSMGTIAARDCLRVLELTEQVVAAMLIAARQGVTLRQRVDAEVKPGPALAAMHADLEARIPLLVEDRALDGELQGLLTALRRREWRLHEA comes from the coding sequence ATGTCTCCGCGAAGCCCCCTACCCACTGACCTGCCGGTGCGCTTCGACGGCGGGCGGCTGACCCTGGAGGACGTGGGCGCGCTGGCGCGCCGTGAGCGCCCGACCGCGCTGGGGACCGCCCCCGCCTTCCGCCAGCGCATCGCGAAGGGCGCCGCGTTCCTGGACCGGCTGCTGGCGGAGGACGGCGTCATCTACGGCGTCACCACCGGCTACGGCGACTCCGTGACGGTGTCCATCCCGCCCGCGCTCGTCGCGGAGCTGCCGCACCACCTCTACACGTACCACGGCATCGGCGCGGGCCGGTTCCTCACGCCCGAGGAGACGCGCGCGGTGCTGGCCACGCGGCTCGCCTCGCTGTGCCAGGGCTTCTCCGGCGTGGGCGAGGGGCTGCTCACCCAGCTGGAGCTGCTGCTCCAGCATGACGTGCTGCCCCTGATTCCGGCCGAGGGCTCCGTCGGCGCGAGCGGTGACTTGACGCCCCTGTCCTACGTGGCGGCGGTGCTCTGCGGCGAGCGCGACGTCTGGTACCGGGGCGAGCGGAAGCCCGCGGCGCAGGTGCTGGCGTCGCTGGGCGTCCCTGCCCTGAAGCTGCGGCCGAAGGAGGGGCTGGCCATCATGAACGGCACCGCCGTGATGACCGCCCTGGCGTGTCTGGCGTGGGAGCGGGCGGAGTACCTGTCCCGGCTGGCCACGCGGCTGACCGCGTTCAACGTGCTGGCGAGCGCCGGCAACGCGCACCACTTCGACGAGACGCTCTTCTCCGCCAAGCCGCACGCGGGCCAGCAGCGCGTGGCGGCCCGGCTGCGCGCGGACCTGGTCACGGACCGGCCGTCCCGCAACGAGCAGCGGCTTCAAGACCGGTATTCGCTGCGGTGCGCGCCGCACGTCATCGGCGTGCTGGAGGACGCGCTGCCCTTCTTCCGCACGCTCATCGAGAACGAGCTGAACAGCGCCAACGACAACCCGCTCATCGACCCCGACGGCGAGCGCGTGCTGCACGGCGGCCACTTCTACGGCGGCCACATCGCCTTCGCCATGGACGGCCTGAAGACGGCGGTGGCCAACGTGGCGGACCTGCTGGACCGGCAGCTCGCGCTGCTGGTGGACCCCCGCTTCAACCACGGGTTGCCCGCCAACCTCTCCGCCTGCACGGGCCCCAGGGCGGCCATCAACCACGGCCTCAAGGCGGTGCAGATCAGCGTCTCAGCGTGGACGGCGGAGGCGCTCAAGCAGACGATGCCCGCGTCCGTCTTCTCCCGCTCCACGGAGTGCCACAACCAGGACAAGGTCAGCATGGGCACCATCGCCGCGCGCGACTGCCTGCGCGTGCTGGAGCTGACGGAGCAGGTGGTGGCGGCCATGCTCATCGCGGCGCGCCAGGGCGTCACCCTGCGGCAGCGCGTGGACGCGGAGGTGAAGCCGGGCCCCGCGCTCGCGGCCATGCACGCGGACCTGGAGGCGCGCATCCCCCTGCTGGTGGAGGACCGGGCCCTGGATGGCGAGCTGCAGGGCCTGCTGACGGCGCTCCGCCGCCGCGAGTGGAGGCTGCATGAAGCCTGA
- a CDS encoding LpxL/LpxP family acyltransferase, producing the protein MKPRHWAEMGETTFVAGIWLLYWIHRLLGRWPFRLCLYPVVLAHWLGRPLLRQSSRQYLERVEAATGALGHKPHWRDSVRHTLGFAETMLDKLLAVSGRYRFENVRTEGREEFYQAAKAGRGGVIVTAHMGCLELCRTMAERRGEVKLNILVHTLHAEQFNRLLKRLNPESDFRLMEVTDMGPATAVALNERVEAGEFVVIAGDRIPVNASQTVRVDFLGHPAPFPVGPYVLAALLKCPLYLLGCIHEGDGYTIHFECLSERVVLPRGQREAALTDCARHYAAQVTALLQRAPYDWFNFFPFWDQVNVSAKPPTH; encoded by the coding sequence ATGAAGCCCCGCCATTGGGCGGAGATGGGGGAGACGACCTTCGTCGCCGGCATCTGGCTGCTGTACTGGATCCACCGGCTGCTGGGCCGCTGGCCGTTCCGGCTCTGCCTGTACCCGGTGGTGCTGGCGCACTGGCTGGGCCGGCCCCTGCTGCGCCAGTCCTCGCGCCAGTACCTGGAGCGGGTGGAGGCCGCGACGGGCGCGCTGGGCCACAAGCCCCACTGGCGCGACAGCGTCCGCCACACGCTGGGCTTCGCGGAGACGATGCTGGACAAGCTGCTGGCGGTCAGCGGGCGCTACCGCTTCGAGAACGTGCGCACCGAGGGCCGCGAGGAGTTCTACCAGGCGGCGAAGGCGGGCCGGGGCGGCGTCATCGTCACCGCGCACATGGGCTGCCTGGAGCTGTGCCGCACCATGGCGGAGCGCAGGGGCGAGGTGAAGCTCAACATCCTGGTGCACACGCTGCACGCGGAGCAGTTCAACCGCCTGCTCAAGCGGCTCAACCCGGAGAGCGACTTCCGCCTGATGGAGGTCACCGACATGGGCCCGGCCACCGCCGTCGCGCTGAACGAGCGCGTGGAGGCCGGCGAGTTCGTCGTCATCGCGGGCGATCGCATTCCCGTGAATGCCAGCCAGACCGTGCGCGTCGACTTCCTGGGCCACCCCGCGCCCTTCCCCGTGGGGCCCTACGTGCTGGCGGCGCTGCTCAAGTGCCCGCTCTACCTGCTGGGCTGCATCCATGAAGGCGACGGCTACACCATCCACTTCGAGTGCCTCTCCGAGCGCGTCGTCCTGCCCCGGGGCCAGCGCGAGGCCGCGCTCACCGACTGCGCACGCCACTACGCCGCCCAGGTCACCGCGCTCCTCCAGCGCGCGCCCTACGACTGGTTCAACTTCTTTCCCTTCTGGGATCAGGTGAATGTCTCCGCGAAGCCCCCTACCCACTGA